In bacterium, the genomic stretch TCTGCGTCGAGCTCGATATTGCTGAGGTGCCCGATCGCGACCTGACGCGGGAGAAAGCCGCGAGTGTCGAGCAGAAACAAAAGCTCGTTGAGCCACGAGACGAGCAGGGCATCCCGGTCGTTCGCCGACACACACACACGGGCCCTCGTGTCCGCGCGCAGATCGACGGGATCGATGGTGAGCTCGACGAGCCCCTCCGCCGCGTTCACAAATAGCTCCTCAAGTGGCCGGCCCTCGATCATCACGGGAACCAAGCGTCGACATTCATGATAGATTCTTCACCGGAGCCCCGGGAGCCTTGCTCTCCACTGCGGCCCGGATGCGGGCAATCGATTAACACACGACAACCGAGTTCGTCGACGCACCGGATTGTACTACACGGCCGCTTGAAGGCCCCAGTTCCCGACACGAGGGCCCGGAAAAGGTGCTGCCAAAGCACCCAATCTCTTTGATCATAGGGGACGTGAGAACCCTCCACTTGCTCGCACCGGGGGCTCT encodes the following:
- a CDS encoding archease; amino-acid sequence: MIEGRPLEELFVNAAEGLVELTIDPVDLRADTRARVCVSANDRDALLVSWLNELLFLLDTRGFLPRQVAIGHLSNIELDADLMGDTIDSEGHRVRRMIKAATYHQLTVRQVEGLWEARVILDF